The DNA window GGTGTTGGTCCTACCTTTTGTTATGTAGTGTAAGTCACTGGAGCTGTGCAAGCAAGTCAGCTTCATTATATCTTAGCATGACCTTTGTTAAAGGCTAAATTAGCAGATCCCAGCACTTCCACACTTCCACACAGTGGTTAAACAGTAATGTCCCACTTCAGGTAATAAATAACCGGATAAATCAGGGTGGCCACATGGACATTAAGAAGATGGAACACAATGTTAACATATGGACGTGTCAAGGTTGGGGAGGATTTCAGCCTTGGCCACAAAATGGGTTAcgacaacaaaaataaataaatgactaaCACAGTCAGTAATAGCAGAGAATTAAAGGCTCCTCTTAGAGGGACTGAGCTGTGATTCATCACGCTGGCCAGGCGGATCCCTGAGAATAAGGCCGGCCGAGATCTAGTCCCATAAAGCTCAACCTGAAGTGCACGCAGCCAGTTAGCGTCCATGCTTGCTGGAGCCATCTGCTGGTAATCTGCGCATACTACAACTAATGGAAAACAAAGCTCCCAGTTAAACAGGCAGTCTGGGCTTTCTGACCTGAGTCAGAATTTTACTTGCACACGTACAtagtgcgtgcgtgtaaaacgTAGAATCATGTGCTAATAATCTTCTTTTAGTCAAGTTATGAGTCATGGACCCATATAGACAAAATCATGATCTTCATGGATGTTTTTGATTTCATTTAGCCCTTCCACTATAATTCATTACAATGCTTGACTTCACATAACTTGCTTAACAGATACATTTCTGAGTTACACTGAATACACCAAACAAATGACAGCACTTTCCCGTGACTTAAAAATTAGCCTATTAGCAGATTCCTCATATAATTCAGATTTTCTATAGTACCAGTAACTACGAAAAACAGATAGGAATTGTGAGATGTGGAAGATTCAAAGTCTAGAGTAGATCTGAAGAGCGAAAAAACACCCAGCCTAGACAAACGTACCTCCCTGAAACCACAAGAGTGCCGTCATCCAGTAAATAATCGATCACATTCTGTGGCAAAGGAAGAATTAAActgtaacacaaaaacaaagagtGTTAACACAAGCATTGGGTATTAATGGTCATTCATGCTTATTACATAGACGGAAAAACTGAAAGTCCGAgttcttcttaaaaaataattttaaacttaaGCGTCGATAACAAGCACTGCCGGTTCAGTAACAAATTAGATGATATCAGTGTAACACATCAGCATTGTAAGATCAAGCTCTACGCTGGGATTTTAATAATTACATACAGGAAAAGTAAATGTCATACCTTTTAATCGTGTGCTTCTTGAATAATGTGTACCACACCGAAAACTGACAGTTTACAACCTGCTCTTTCTTCATGCTTCGTCTATTGACAGGAAGTGTCCGATAGAAAACAACTCCTCCACTGAGGAGAACAGCGGTCGTACCTATCGGATTCCACCAATCTACatatatttaaaacttttttttcaaagaagctTTGTGATATTcatattgttaaaatatttatcttaTTAACTTATATGCGTGCATTTTGTCTAAACTGAATTTTATTAGCTGACGCGAGATTCAAGAAGGAGTGGCGCTCAGGGGGAGGTGTTTCGAGTTGCACTACGTTGGGGGGAATGGGTAGCATtagtgcagtgctgtgatcaCACTGATGAAAGTATCTTGGTTGCTGGCGAATAAGGTATGGATGTCTATTATGTTCTGTGTATATTAATTGTAATCGactgttttaataatgtttcttcTTTGGGTTATGTTGTTCAGAGGATTGAATTATTCAGATCACAAGTATCATGCGCTTTAAACGGTTGTTTAAAGTATTAGAGTCTACTAGAAAAGAAATATTCCTCTTCACTCCGTTTTTCCCAAAAGCTGAGGTAATCACTGCTAAGAGAGCTATTTATCAGCGGTAACTCTGCGAGGCTTTATTGAAGCCAGGTGCAGTGTACCGAGGGGTagaaaatgtaagatgaatgAACCGTACAGGCAGTGGTAGTAATACGTTTGTAGattgtactgtagctgaatCTCTGTAAAGTACATCCAAAAAACATTGGGACTCCCTGTCTGAATTAAGTTCATGATAACAATGAAGAGGCACCCAATTCCTACGACATGGAGATTAATCATCGTTTTTTATTCATAAGAAATCAAAAAAATCTGTCATGTTTTATGTTTGTAGTTCATAATCCTAAAATTGTCTTGACTGAAAAATCTGAAAACGTCTTAAGAAAGATTTTTtgtaataagatttttttacatAGCACGTCTCACGTCATAATAATATACCTTTACAACAGTAAATGGATAAaatgagacatacagtagcttacactaaaaatacatacaattgGTGTATATATTTGTTATGCTGCAAACGTTAGATGCATTACaaatatgctttttaaaagaGTGGTCAGGGTCAAGAATAATACGAAGAAGCTCATGTTCAGTTTCAGCTCTGTGTAGAGATCTGTCCTAAATCATTTCCAACCCTGAAACACTTAAAAATGTTAGCATTTATTGAACTGATGTAGGGAACCATAACAACATAAGATGGGGTACaaacccagctgtttcttgaataaACCAGGGTATTGGGTCCAACAACACAGtttggtagcttgttccatgctcccacaaaCCTCTGTGTAAAGCATTGCCTCTTGTTCTGTTTTCAATggacttccatgtagtttcagCTTATGTACTTTTATTATCCTGGATGCATTTGACTACATCCCTTTGTATTATCATCCATTGTACTTAGAATCTCAGGTTAGCCTAATTCTTAGTGTAAACTGAATTGTGTGATATTCCATGGTATAGTAATGTTCTTCTCATCTTCACTTTGTcggtgatgtttttttctaatgtgCTATCTTTCCTTTCATATTAAAACATAAACTGGCAATTTAGAAtacaattttttaattaataatcgCAAAGAATGGGTCTTTTTCGGGTTAGATATTAAACGAAAACCAGTACCATTAATGGTGAAtttattatttgttgtttttgttttggttacTTCACAGATAAGTGCATCTGCAGGCTCACCAGAAAAGTGTAGGCACAGTTTCAACTGCTTGTTTGTGAGGCAGCAAAAAAATGGAACCCTAGTTTTCTTTTGTGAAATAGAGATTATTCAATGTATGAATGTATGTCAATTACTTGCTAAAAGTCTGTATTAAGGCAATATTATTTCCTGTCCAGTTATGACACAATCCTCCACTgatacatgaaaaataaaaatattattttgaccATTTGTTTTGCTTGTCCTTCTTGCTAGGCAATCCTGCTGCGATAATATTGATTGCAAAGTTGCATCGTCTGGACTTTGAGACTGTCACTGCTTCATTCACCAGGGCTACAAACATGAGCCACGAAGGGGGTGCTTCATCTAAGAGCTCTACATCGTCAGTCCTTAAAGAAGAGGTGTGCAAACCATTGAATAGGAACACTTAATCATCCTTATCTTCTTGTTATCTCAGGACATCTTTGTCAGTCAGCAGGATTGAGTGTAATTTTAAAACCGGGATGGAGACAGAGCAATCAGTGGGTTTCCACTAAACAAAGCAGATTTGATTAgatgttattttctgtttttcattgacGAATGTTATCATGGGCTTCACTTGGGAATTCGAGAAAGTCAGCTGAGTGATGAGTACTTTTGCTTCCTATATATATGAAAGTATGACAGAGCGAGGAAGGCCTAGTAGTCAATGTAGTAGGGGACTATTCATCCTATTAACCTGGACTAATGCATAATACAATGCTTTCTGTACAGGTAATTACAGAAGGAAAATGGGTCAAATTTGAAAAGACCACCTATGTTGACCCTTCTGGAAATGTAAGGTAGGTTTGATAGAAATGTTTCAGTAATTGTAAcatggtaaaaaagattaactTTCTTATTTGGTTTTAAATTTTCTCAGAAAAATTAATCCTCCTTATTACTGAATCATAGTttagcctgaagaaggctccacggcctaaacattgtgttttcttttttctcttttcagcatggaataaacctattacttgttcctttgcagcctacacatgctgacacagctccccacctaaagtgtatatatatattgttctgGGGTTGAAAAAACATAATTCTTGATAGATCCGACTTTTGGCAATATCAGACAATTCATCATCCCTATTATTCTGTTAAACCAAGGGTTTACTGTCTCTAGAATGGGTTACTTACAGTTACTATAGTGATAAAGTGATAAAGTGAGTACTCTACATGGGAAAATACTTAAAGTAATATCTTTCGTTATCTTTGTGCAGTTCGTTATCATGTTGAGTAAAGGCATGCACCTGGCAGTGCATAATTGGATCAATTTTTATAAACAATTAGCTGCAGTATGGGAAATGGTGAAAAGTAATTGcagttttttaactttttcatcagttctgtgtttgtcttgaatTAGAATCTGGGAAACGGTGAAGAGGACAACAAAAAAGAATTCCTCAGCTGACGGTATGTAAATTTGTAGGTTAAAGTGTATCTGACACTGATTGAAAGATCAAATGGAAAAACTGTGcatctagtactgtatgtatgttgaAAACGTTAAATCTGGTGGCGTgttggcgcagtggttagctgGACCCTGCATTCAGTGCTGtgtgcgtggagtttgcatgtacCACCTGCGttagtgtgggtttcctcagtCCAAGACAGATTGGTACAGTAAGTTCAACGgcgtctgggaaaactggcccttttGTTGCTGTGTgggagtttgtgtctgtgagtgcccTGCGCGGGGCTCTGCGaatgccttgtgcctgttgcttgcctatGCAACCCTTTGTTGGATGGAGTGGAACGAAAATGTTAATCTTCTGTACTTTACTTCCAATTAGGAGTGGGCATATTTGCCGTTCTGAAAAGAACTCTCCATTATGACTGTGTTGTAATGGTAAAACAGTTTCGGCCGCCAATGGGGTGCTACTGTCTGGAATTTCCAGCAGGTAAAgttctgttttctcttttctcgcTTTGTACAATTCTAAACCTTAAATTGGAatgaatttaaatacattttcatggtGCAATTGTGGATTTTAATAAAGGcttgcattttgtttcagttATTAAATAAATCCTTTTGGAACAGGAAGAATGAATAAATTGTAAGGTCTCCTAAGAATATTTCCAGTTGAAATTACTGTCCACGGTTTGTCCTCAAGTATTAAGAATGTAATATAATATCAAGCCTCATGTTTCTTAAATGTTCTTGGGTTTTTTGTGCTACTGGTTTCTTCATCTCATTCCATACACTCTGAAGAACATTCTAAACATCGGTACTTTATAAAGAATGTTtaataatttcaaataaaaaatacatcatgTGATTATCAGCAACCCCCATACTTTTCCTAATGAATAGCGAATCTTTACCAAATTGATTTATGTACAGTGAAGGGGTTAGATAGAAATTTGAAAATGGTTTTAGCAGAAGGGTGATTTCACCTCTTTCTAGAAGACTTTCTGTGAAGTTTGTAGTTTTGTTAAATCAAACCAGGCAGCTTTCACTCTAGAGCCCTAAGGCTTCTTGCTGTACGTTTTGTGAGAGTGTTTATAATCTTTTAGGCCTCATCGATGAAAATGAAAGCGCAGAAGCTGCAGCTTTGAGGGAACTGCAAGAGGAAACTGGGTATAAAGGAGAAGTAGTAGGAATTTCTCCAGGTAgagtttctgtgtgtgtgtttggcttgTTGTAAATATAACTGTTTCCCTCACAATTCTTAGTTCATAATCCTTCATTTTCAGTAAGTTTGTGTACTGTATTCTATTCGCAGTGATTCTGAAAACCACTACCTTCAGACTTACAGTGAAATCAGCTGATTATGATGTAAAAAGTTCATAGGTTTACAAGCGTTAGTAAATTTTGACGGTGGGCACTGAAGATTTAAAGTCCTGGTAAAAGTGTTTATctgtaataatatttaaaatatatttttgtttcaatttcTGGAAGGCAGATTGCAAtactttgtgttttaatttataCTGGTACTGCCAGTTGCCTGTCTTCCTCTCTGGATTAGGCATTACATGTAAATTCATAATGAATCTGTTAAATAAATTCTACAGCTGTAGGAATCATAGGGATGTGATGGAAATGTCTATTTTACGTtctagaaatatattttttcttcctcgtccttgaatacattttttatttctttttagtaACTTGTATTGATCCCGGTTTGTCAAATTGTACAACTCATATAGTCAGCGTTAACATCAATGGAGATGATCCAGAAAACATCAGGCCAGCACAACAACTTggtaagaaaggcttttttgtttttggactgtatTTCCAAATTTTTTATAAATGCATCTTAAAACTCCtctaaataactttttttttcttctctttcagcgGAAGGAGGTATGTTTTTGCTTTACATATTTCAATGGGAGTGGTGCAGCAGTTAGCAGTGCTGCCTCAGtttcagacctggggtgctgtttgtATGTCCGCCCCATGTTCCCCCAGGTActttggtttcttcccacaatacaaagacatactggtagattaattatGGCcctcagtgtgagtgtgagtgtgtgtgtctgccctgcgagggactggtgtcctgtcccgggtgtgccctgccttgcaccagttgcttgctgggataggctctagtTCTCCTGTGACTGTATTGGATtatatggttagaaaatggatggaaggataTCTGAATGCCATAAATTGACAGTTTTGAGTGACTGCTAATTCTAGTTTGCTAATTGCAGAGTTTGTTGAAGTACTGCTTATACCTCTACATCACTTTCAAGACAAAATTAATGgtaagtgttttttaaatacactttgtTCCGTATTCTGCTTAGAACATTAAATGTTTCCATTTCTTAATGCAGTAGCAAGTTAATTAGTATAGAATTAATCAATCTTggtattgttttatttcctttgagAAACTTTTCTCATCTAATtgcatattaaaattaaaactaattctAATTCTGAATTGGAAAGTGTTTGTCTTTAGTCTGTTACAATATCAGAAGCAAATGTTAATATCAATATTATCTATTGCTAGCCTCAGAAATAGTGCATTGCTGAAGTATTCAGACTCTTgcagttttttttgctttaaagcttAGTCGGGACACTTTGAATTAGCCATTATTTGAAATATACAAAACCTActtctttaaagcaaaaaataaaaataaaaatatttttaacaaatgaCTCGTCAACAGTTTATCAGGAAAACCAGCCCGTTCTGAATGTCAGAATATGGCACTGTGCACACTTGGAAAGTTTGATTTTGTGATGTacattggaggttttacaagtttctgtgttcatttttctttcattgtggtttgaaatgcactcatcaatgccgattctttctaaccccaaaatataaaaatatgtagttTTCTCATGACCAGGAAGAACATAATTAGCAGATAAACACAAATAGCTGTGAATATTTAACCTTAGCAATTGTATAGTAAAtggatatttctttaaaatattaaaaatgattttgatgtaaaatgtatttggatTTTAGAATGTACGATTCTACGGTTTTCGATTTTGTTATCCTGTGAGACAGTTAATATTTAGACAGTGGTTGTTTCGCACTCtgacttttgtttaaaaaattggTTTCTTCTCCCCTCTAATTTTCAAGAAATTGTGAAGAAGGAACACGTAGTTGTAGATACCAAAGTCTACGCCTATGCAATGGGAATGACACTGGCAACAGCCAAGCCGAAAGAACTGCCAGTTCTCAAGCAGTGAAGAAAGACTGGCTTCCTCTAGCATTCTGATGTTCTTGCGTGGGTCTGCGAACGCATTCCTTAATGTACGATAATCCAGTTGAAAAAATACTGAATTTTAGATGAAGTGCACAGATGATCCACCATAGTGCCTTACATTCCTGTTTCAAAATCCAGTGTTGAAAAATCAGTTTTCTTACCCTTGTATTCTTTGTTTTATGGTGGAATGGTCTCTTTTTCTTGCCTGGTTTGTAAACAAATTATCCAGATTTGTTGCAATAAAGTGTACCCAATATTCAACAAACATCTGTCTTTTTCATAATTAACTGTTTCCCAGTttgtatttagtttgtttttacttCATGCAATACCCTTCTCTTGTCTATATTAAAAGCCATCTGCCAGGTGAACTAAAGTCCCTGAAGGCCTACTGCTTGCATTGTGAAAATTTATCTTTTATGAgaaactttatcaaaagccttctgaaaatctagtTATTCCATATCATGTGCTCTCTGTTTATCCTTTACTGTTGTTACTTGACACCTCTTCTGAATTCAGGTTGACTATTCTTCTTTGTTGACTATAGGTGATCTAATTTAGTTTGTACAAGCTTACATATTAACATAGTCAGTCCTATTGGTCCATAATTACATGGGTACATTCTGTCACCCTTCTTGTGGATGGGAACTACATGAGCAGTTCTCCAATCCATGGATACTTATAACATTCTGTTATTAAGATATCATTTACACAACTCTCACAATAGTTACTCAAGACAAGGGTAATAGTTTAATCTTGTTGCCGTGAGCACGATTGGCAAGATACCACAAGCTCCTGGGGATTTATTAATCTTGAGTGTGTCTAGTATGCAAAACACTTCCGCTTCTTCTATTCCAACTCTAGTGAAGAACTCTGTACTTCCACTGGTGTAATATTAAGTTCTTCCTTAGTGAACATCTGAATAAAATAGTTGCTTAGTATTTTCCTATTATTGTCAAGATATACAATGTCGAGGAGACAGTTTGCGTCATCCTTAACCATCTTTAGACGTTGCTGAACTGAAAGATCTTACTGCTGTACTATTCTTTCATTCTTTGGgtctttccaaaatatttttagctTGTGCCTGAATTCATTATTtagtgctgttgtttttaatcattttaacttgaaaacgaaaaataaaatgaaaatgaagaaaatcacTTTCTTTTACCTTGTTCAACAAATGAGGAAAAAACAATTGGGGAtacttttgttcttgtttttgctTTACTCACTTGACAATACTCATACCtgcacattttaatgaaaaatgtgaacctcagaaaaaaacatttacaaaccctgtgtattttaataatgaaaagtttattttatgtttttttttttaaacgagacTGTACCAACATCGAATAATTTAATACCCTCCATTTTGATCCTGCATACCTGATTTACCAGTTGAATTGAAGACTGGACTCCATAATTCCATAATTACTGAACAGCATGTCACTGAAACTCCACATCCCTCTTCAAGGTTCAAAGAAATAGGAGATTAGACCCATTACATTACTGCAACACAATACAATGGGTCCAAGACTATCTCAGAATACACATTCCTCACATTCTTTGTGAAAACAATACTGCTTGCCATGATTCCTgcatttacagcttttaaaattgGTAAAAAGATGCATAAAATAGGAAACATTCCTAATTTTCTACACGTGCCATCAAAGCACTTAACAATATGAAAATGGcttaaattacatttcattgCAATTCTGTAGTGTTCAAAACAGGTACATACTGTGTGCATGTGCATACATTGGGTCTCAGCATTACATGTAACACCTGATACTTTACAAGGaactgtaaacattttaaggCAGCTGGCACTAAATGCTGCGTGCAGGCAGAGTTCAAGTCCCATTTCAAAAGTGGGGGTTATTCCACGCTGTCAACATGGATAAGCAAAAATACGGTATTCCTCTAGACATGACTGatgtacaacagaaaaatagaTCTCCTTTAGCACTTAAATAAGGCAGCGCTTCGTCTACAGGGCAGTTAGAAAAACAAAGCCCCCATCCCGCCAACCTCTGCTTGCTCTTTGACGAAGATTTCAAAATATTGGTATATGATCGTAACGGCAAGCAAAATCCCAGTGCCTGACCCTATGGCTCCCAAGAAGTCGGCTAAGACCGACAGAGCTCCAATGCACAGACCTCCAAAGGCTGCTGCAGTAGGGATATacctaaaaaacacaacagaaacagattATAAATGGAACATAAAATACCCCACTAGCAAGGGATTTATGTTTATGTAAAACTGCTTTTACCTGTTAAGTTCATGGACCATCGATGTTTCTCTGTGTCCTCTCATCACCATCTGCTGTTCTTTCAGCTGTTTTGCTACCTGCAGAAATTAAAGACGTTGTTCATATCCCCGCAAGGCTGAAGAAAACCATTTCACTATTTTGAACACCTGAATGGAGATCAGAATAGTTGCCGTGTTGCTAAGAAGTGCTAGTAGCCAAACTCCCTATTAATATCATTGAGTGCCACTGGTTTCTTTCGATACAGTCTGCTATTCTCTAAAAAAAATGCCAATCTCCAATATCCTATTAAAGAAAAAACTCACATCCTTGGCAGAGGATCCAGAAACATCAATCCACGTCTTTGAAAAGAAGGCACACGACCCCAGCATGAAAATGATGTAGACGACGACATGGATAGGGTCTTCGAAAATTGCGCCGATGGACTCGGGGGGGGAGAGGTAGTAGCAGAGACCGCCGACAGGGTAGGAGCGAGCAGGCCCTCCGCCCCCCACATCCTGGGAATTCAACAGTGAACACACACAGTCCACCCTTTAGAACTGACGGCCCATCGGATGTGGTACGTTCCTGCATTCTCAGAGCAAgcaatcttaaaaataaatcagtttctttttataccctcccccccccccattagGTCACATTTGCAAGCAGAAAGCACAGATCGTGGAACCCTAATTCATTATATAGGTCTCCAAATCTGGCACTTTTTTAGACTTGAACTCCTGTACTATGCAGCGGGACTTATTCATCCGACACGCTGCTCTGCAGTTCCTGACATGAAAGTCAGCACTGACAGGACGGGTGGCGCCTCTCTGAAGCTACCTCACAGGAAAAACTACGGCAAAAAATGAGAAGATCTTACTTCACATGTCACTTAGTCTACTGCCAACCCATAGTCTATATGAGAACCTTTAACAAGCTAGTTTTGAGCCTTCGAGGGTTTCCTTGTAGGAAAATGTGGTAACTGCTAAGGATTATATAAATGGGAACTTATTCATAGACattctataaaatatatatgataAACAAGATAACAGAAGACCACTAGGTTTGTGAGCTTCACTGGGTAACTGCAACTACATCCTCACAATTGTTTAAATGCAAGCACATACCGCCCACTGTCCCAGCAGATTGACCAGGAAGTTCCCGCTGAAACGAACAGACAGCATTTGAGAGATGACATAAAGGTTGGAAACCAGAGCAGACTGAAGGATGATTGGGATGTTGGAGGTGTAGAAGAGCTTTATGGGATAGCTGCTGTATTGTCCACGGTAACGGGCAGACTTGATTGGCAGATCTACGCGGAATCCCTGGGAGGAAAAAATAATAGCGTCAACGCAAACTGTGTAAAACTCTAAAAACAAACTGCTTGAGCACATACTCAAGCATTGAGTACCTAAAGTGTTATGAATGAGTGGTAGCTTAGAGAATGGTAATTCTCTTCTGTTCAAGGAATACCCAGGTAACAAAGTAAGTGACAGCACACAAACCACTTTAAAGTCTACAAGTCTGATAAATGATTAATCCATTAACACCAAAATACATTAGGGCCAACTGACAGCTTGAGCTTAATCTACTTACCTGGAAATATATGACTACAGCAAAAACGAAGATCGTTGCAATCAGGTTCATGAGGTTAGGGAGGTTCTGGCGGTAAAAGGCTTCTCTGAGAGCGCGGACTTTGTCGGACCGAGTTGCAAGCAGATGAAAGAGGGCAATCACCGCACCTTCAAACTCGGtcccttgaaaaacaaaaaaggaaatctCTGAtggaaagctttaaaaacaacattactTCAATAGCGAGACAAATATATGTCCTCAGTGCACGTCTTgcagcaaaaatatatttaaatacgtTTGAAACATTACCTCTGCCAGTGTTTATGGTAGTTGGGCTGAAGGCCTTCCACACAATTGTCTCACATATGTTTGTTGCGATAAACAGGGAAATGCCAGATCCCAGGCCATAGCCCTTCTGCAGCAGCTCGTCCAGCAGCAGCACAATCAAGCCAGCAACAAAAAGCTGTGCAACACAACCGTTCACTTGgtcagtatttcatttttaaaaatgacaccGTGTTCTTTTACCAAAGGAGTCCTGTTCCTTTTGCTCCTCAACACGAAGGAAACACCTTAACGACAAGTATATGATAACAGACACAAAAATTCCAGAGCGAGTTTGTTGGACTCTGAAACAAGCCATCCTGCAATGTTCTAGAAGCTGGTATCCTGGCCTCCTTCaaaacacagctggatgagatccttggatcctCAGATCTGTTAGCTGCTATCAAAAATAGTGAGATGGGCCAAATGATTTCCTCTCATTATTTATGTGCTTATGTGAAGCTGCACCACCTTTTACCCTAACTTTTTAAGGCAAACAGAAGCAAGGATGTATGACAAATGACCGCTCACCTGAATAATGATTAAGAGACAGATGCCAGCCCCCATTTCTGCCGGGTCTCCATACATTCCAGTCATCACGTACACAATGGCCTGGCCAATGGTTATAATCATCCCGAACACTAA is part of the Lepisosteus oculatus isolate fLepOcu1 chromosome 7, fLepOcu1.hap2, whole genome shotgun sequence genome and encodes:
- the nudt5 gene encoding ADP-sugar pyrophosphatase isoform X2; protein product: MSHEGGASSKSSTSSVLKEEVITEGKWVKFEKTTYVDPSGNVRIWETVKRTTKKNSSADGVGIFAVLKRTLHYDCVVMVKQFRPPMGCYCLEFPAGLIDENESAEAAALRELQEETGYKGEVVGISPVTCIDPGLSNCTTHIVSVNINGDDPENIRPAQQLGKKEFVEVLLIPLHHFQDKINEIVKKEHVVVDTKVYAYAMGMTLATAKPKELPVLKQ
- the nudt5 gene encoding ADP-sugar pyrophosphatase isoform X1, with protein sequence MSHEGGASSKSSTSSVLKEEVITEGKWVKFEKTTYVDPSGNVRIWETVKRTTKKNSSADGVGIFAVLKRTLHYDCVVMVKQFRPPMGCYCLEFPAGLIDENESAEAAALRELQEETGYKGEVVGISPVTCIDPGLSNCTTHIVSVNINGDDPENIRPAQQLGKKGFFVFGLYFQIFYKCILKLL
- the LOC102682716 gene encoding protein transport protein Sec61 subunit alpha produces the protein MGIKFLEVIKPFCAVLPEIQKPERKIQFREKVLWTAITLFIFLVCCQIPLFGIMSSDSADPFYWMRVILASNRGTLMELGISPIVTSGLIMQLLAGAKIIEVGDTPKDRALFNGAQKLFGMIITIGQAIVYVMTGMYGDPAEMGAGICLLIIIQLFVAGLIVLLLDELLQKGYGLGSGISLFIATNICETIVWKAFSPTTINTGRGTEFEGAVIALFHLLATRSDKVRALREAFYRQNLPNLMNLIATIFVFAVVIYFQGFRVDLPIKSARYRGQYSSYPIKLFYTSNIPIILQSALVSNLYVISQMLSVRFSGNFLVNLLGQWADVGGGGPARSYPVGGLCYYLSPPESIGAIFEDPIHVVVYIIFMLGSCAFFSKTWIDVSGSSAKDVAKQLKEQQMVMRGHRETSMVHELNRYIPTAAAFGGLCIGALSVLADFLGAIGSGTGILLAVTIIYQYFEIFVKEQAEVGGMGALFF